The DNA window CGCCCGCCGGTCACCCACTTGCGTACTGGCCGCAACTTAAAAAACCGATGCGATCGCTTTTCCAATGCATgatttaattatcaatttacactttttaatttttcatactgGTAACACTGGGTTATGAGATTGGCAACACTGTAATTTGAGATAAGGGATATATacggcaataaatattttgaattcataAAGAGAATGCTGtgagaataataaaacaatgtttgtatttttaattaatttaacacttatcaaacattaaatttatttaggtcAGTCTCatgacaattttgtttttttttataaaacacgtcTAACATAGATGAAAGTATCTTAaactttatacttaatttttaagtataccctgtacaataatttaaattttaaatagttaattagTCATTAcacctaatattttattattacaaatatttttaagaaagtgAATAATATGCCCTAATTGTATCAATTTTGATCTCATTCAGTTTTACCTCTTCGCAATTCTTTTGTAACGATAAAAAACGTTACAGAGATTTTTTTGCAATGCTTCTATGAAGTCAcaattaagaatattataatgtacaatcaaaacaattttgttaagaATAAATTTCGAGTGACTAATcacaatgtaaaatattcatgTCCTAGAATCATTGTTTGCCTTATAAAATCATGAAATACTTATCCTATGTCTTATTCAGAGTTCAGTGGGTCTAAACTCGAATGGCCCCTAGCATTCCTTCTTTTAACCAACTGCGAATGgagatacattttattatccGTATCATTCGCGACGTACTCATTCCCCGCGTATCCGTTCTGAGTATACGCTTCTATCAGCCAATCATTCACCTTCCCCCTGAACTGCAGTTTCTGAATCTCCGTAAGGTTCTTCATCGACGGCAGTATACTCATCAGGAACATGTAGTCCGCATCGTTCTGCCAACTCACGTCCATTCTATCTTGAGCTGTGAATGTCTCGCCCATGCTTACGTTCTTTGTGTCATCATATTTCCTCATTTTGGACGCTGAGGCCTCGCTGTCGCTGTCATGTTCGGTGTCAGAACCCTCAGATACAACGGGGACTTCTGTGTTCTTCTTCCTGGTACCTCTGGTGAAGAGTTCGTGTCTGAGGAAGCTGAGGTCGTTGTAGTACTGCCACGTGACTTCCACCTCTTCAGGGTTGAGCTCGGATGACGCAAGCACCTTTTTGAGCTCCTTCCTATATTGATCCTTGAGATGTTTCCATCGTTTCTTCAAAAAACTCTCTGCAACAATATTAATCTGCgctataaattttatgaaagatATAATGTCAAATTGTAAGAAATAATTTCTTACACGTacctacaatataatattaaaataaataattacttctgtatattatatattttaagttgatataatatatctatactatagtGAAATGCTACTCACTCTCTAATGATTACTTACTAACACATGAATTGCGAAAGTTTTTTGTAGAAGAAAATCTACAAACTTGTTCGGAAGGTAGATTCCACACAAGGTCTAGGCAACATAAATGTATACATGTATGTACACAAAACATTTGGGTCCGCACGAAACGAACAGCCGGCGAATAGCGGCGGAGCTTGTCGAGCGAGCGCGACAACGCGACGTAACGCAAACCGTACCGTCAGTAACGGACACCTAACCCCACTGCTATAGATACTGCAAGTGACGCCAGCACACTCCGCTGCGGTCACGTTGGCAGCGCCGTGCGACGCGCTCGAATtacttacaaaacaaaaaatcactCACCGTCCACATCCAAAGTTTTTGCCATCTCCGCCCACGTGCGACTCAAAACGTTGCGCTTTTTGAAATTGGGGTGCGACGTTTGCCATATTACGGGCGTGTTTTTGACGTGCATTATTATTTCCTCGAACGACATGACGGCTCCCACCGCTAGTTCGGCCGCTACTGAGGCCGCCGACCGCCCcgcccgcccgcgccgcgccgccgcacgcgtCACCGCACGCTGCGCTCTCCGCCTCCTGCGGCGGCACCGCTCCACACCGCGCCGCCCCCGCTCGACGCGACGCTGCCTACGCCGCTGCCCTTGCAGCTGCCGCGAATCGATAGCAGGTGTTGCTAGTTCATTTTTCGAGTTTTACAgttcatttcataataatataatatcagctctgtattatatactgtcctactgttgggcacgggcttcctcttcTACTAAgaaggattagaccttagtcca is part of the Manduca sexta isolate Smith_Timp_Sample1 unplaced genomic scaffold, JHU_Msex_v1.0 HiC_scaffold_1274, whole genome shotgun sequence genome and encodes:
- the LOC119191269 gene encoding uncharacterized protein LOC119191269; this translates as MSFEEIIMHVKNTPVIWQTSHPNFKKRNVLSRTWAEMAKTLDVDESFLKKRWKHLKDQYRKELKKVLASSELNPEEVEVTWQYYNDLSFLRHELFTRGTRKKNTEVPVVSEGSDTEHDSDSEASASKMRKYDDTKNVSMGETFTAQDRMDVSWQNDADYMFLMSILPSMKNLTEIQKLQFRGKVNDWLIEAYTQNGYAGNEYVANDTDNKMYLHSQLVKRRNARGHSSLDPLNSE